In the genome of Deltaproteobacteria bacterium, the window TTGCCTTTTGGCTGAGGGCCCAGGGACGGTCAGGTATGCCGACGCCGAGATCATTATAATGTCGTACGATGGCGAGCTTTACACCGAAACCGGGGGGACCCGTTTCTACGAACTTCAAAAATTCCACAAGTCCAATCAGAATAGTTGCTTCGGCCAGAAGCCCAGAGTGGTCATCGGTCAGCGGGTCGAAAAAGGGGACGTGCTGGCTGACGGTCCGGGAATTCGAGACGGGGAGCTGGCCCTGGGCAAGAACCTCTTGGTGGCCTTTATGCCTTGGTGCGGATACAATTTTGAGGACTCCATTCTCATCTCCGAGCGGATGGTCAAAGAGGACACCTACACCTCGATTCATATCGAGGAATTCGACGTTGTGGCCCGAGACACCAAGCTCGGTCCAGAAGAGGTGACCAGAGACATCCCCAATGTTGGAGAGGACATGCTCCGGAACTTGGATGACAGCGGTATCGTCCGCATAGGGGCCAAGGTGGTTCCCGAGGATATCCTGGTCGGGAAGATCACGCCCAAGGGTGAGACCCAGCTTTCACCGGAGGAGCGGCTGTTACGGGCCATCTTCGGGGACAAGGCCCGGGATGTGAAGAACACGTCTCTCAAGGTTCCGCCAGGCATTGAGGGTACAGTCATTGACGTCAAGGTTTTCAACCGCCGTTCAGGAGACAAGGACGAGCGCACAAAGCTCATCGAAGACGCCTACCTGGCCAAGATCGACCGGAGGGAAAAACAGCATATTGTATCGCTGACAGCCTCCATGCGTGAGCGACTGATCCACATTGTTCTTGGGAAGATGGTTCAGCGTTCGATCATGGGCAAACGCAAGGGTGAAGTTCTCCTTGAGGCCAACAAGCCCATGCCGGCGGAACTTCTGGAGACAATGCCTCTGAAAAAGTTGGCCGGGATTTTCGTCAGCAAAGAAGTCAATGAGGCGGTCCGCCAGATCCTTGATCAATACCAGGCACAGCTGGATGCCATCAACGAGATTTATCGACTTAAGCGCGAGAAGGCCACCGAAGGTGACGATCTTCCCCCTGGGGTGATCAAGATGGTCAAGGTCTACGTGGCCGTGAAGCGCAAGTTGAGCGTCGGTGACAAGATGGCCGGACGGCACGGCAACAAAGGTGTTGTCTCCAATATCCTGCCCGAGGAGGATATGCCCTTCTTCGACGATGGAACGCCAATGGACGTGGTCCTCAACCCACTGGGGGTTCCCTCACGGATGAACATCGGGCAGATCATGGAAACCCATCTCGGATGGGCGTCCAGGGAGCTTGGACGCAAAATTGCCGACATGTTCGAGCAAGGACTCGATTTGAAGCCCATACGAGAACAAGTAAAATCGGTTTTCGATTCCCCGGAGATTGATTCCCTTGTCGACGAGATGGACGACGATGAATTTGTCGCGGCGGCCAAGGCTCTTCGGCAGGGCATCATCTGCAAAACCCCGGTATTTGACGGAGCGAACGAAGACGAGATTTGGGGCATGCTCCGCAAAGCAGGGCTTCCCGACGACGGGAAATCGGTCCTTTTCGACGGGCGAACCGGTGAACCTTTCGACAGCAAGGTTACGGTGGGGTACATGTATTACCTCAAGCTCCACCATCTCGTGGATGAGAAAATTCATGCCAGGTCCACAGGGCCATACTCCCTAGTCACCCAACAGCCATTGGGAGGCAAAGCCCAGTTCGGAGGCCAAAGACTCGGAGAGATGGAGGTCTGGGCACTAGAAGCTTACGGTGCCGCCAATCTTCTGCAAGAGTTCTTGACGGTCAAGTCGGACGACGTGACCGGCCGGGTGAAGATGTATGAGAAGATCGTCAAGGGAAACAATTTCCTTGAGTCCGGAATGCCCGAATCCTTCAACGTTCTGGTCAAGGAGATGATGTCTCTCGGGCTGGACGTGACCTTGGTGCCTCGGGAACGGAAAACACGCCGGACCCAGTAGGTGGACGAAGAAAACGGTATTTGTTCTGAATGGTTTCCGGCTTACGGCCCGGGACCGACGACAATATAGAACGAGGTAGGATCGCCATGACTCTCGATGACCTTTTCTCCCAGCGCGGGAGCAGCACCTCGACCCTGAACGGGCAGGATCTGAAAGCCATCGCCATCAACATCGCCTCTCCGGAAAAGATCAGGGAATGGTCCTTCGGAGAAGTCAAAAAGCCGGAAACCATCAACTACCGGACCTTCAAGCCGGAACGGGACGGCCTCTTCTGCGCCAAGATTTTCGGACCAGTCAAGGACTACGAGTGCAATTGCGGCAAATACAAGCGCATGAAGCATCGGGGAATTGTTTGTGAAAAATGCGGCGTCGAGGTCATTGCCTCCAAGGTCCGCAGAGAGAGGATGGGACATATCGAACTAGCCGCTCCGGTGGCCCATATCTGGTTTCTGAAAAGCCTGCCGTCCAAAATTGGAACCTTGTTGGATATGACCATGGCTGACCTGGAAAAGGTCCTCTACTTCGACTCCTACGTCATCCTCGACCCCAAGGAGATCGGGAACTTGAGCAAACGCCAGGTGATCACCGAGGAACAGTACATCCAGATAATTGAGCATTACGGGGAGGACGCCATCGTCGCACAGATGGGCGCCGAGGCCGTTAAGGTCCTTTTGGAAGAAATCAATTTGGAGGCTCTCCGCGCCGAGCTGCGGGAAGAGTCCTTTGCCACCAAGTCCCAGACTAAGAAGAAGAAGATTGCCAAGAGGCTGAAGATCGTCGAGGCGTTCCTCGACTCGACCAACAAGCCCGAGTGGATGATCATGGAGGTGATTCCGGTCATTCCTCCGGAACTTCGCCCCTTGGTGCCTCTCGACGGAGGCCGTTTCGCTACCTCGGATCTGAATGACCTCTACCGGCGTGTGATCAACAGAAACAACCGGTTGCGACGGCTTTTGGAACTCGGGGCCCCGGACATCATCATTCGCAATGAGAAGCGAATGCTCCAGGAATCTGTGGACGCCTTATTCGATAATGGGCGCAGGGGGCGGGCCATCACAGGTACCAACGGCCGACCACTGAAGTCCCTTTCGGACATGATCAAAGGAAAACAGGGTCGATTCAGGCAGAATCTTCTGGGGAAACGGGTGGATTACTCCGGCCGATCGGTAATCGTCGTCGGCCCGAGCCTCAAGCTCCACCAATGCGGCCTGCCCAAGAAGATGGCCTTGGAGTTGTTTAAGCCATTCATCTATTCCAAACTTGAAGAGCGCGGACTGGCCACGAACATCAAAAGTGCCAAGAAGATGGTCGAGCGCGAAGAGGTCGCAGTTTGGGACATTCTCGAAGAAGTGGTCAGCGAATACCCGATTATGCTCAACCGTGCTCCGACACTCCATCGGCTGGGTATTCAGGCCTTCGAGCCACTGCTCATCGAGGGCAAGGCCATCAGACTTCATCCCCTTGTCTGCACAGCGTTCAACGCCGATTTCGACGGCGATCAGATGGCAGTACATTTGCCTCTTTCGGTGGAGGCTCAAGTGGAGTGCCGGGTGCTGATGATGTCCACTAACAATATTTTGGCTCCGTCCAATGGAACCCCGGTTATTGTTCCCAGCCAGGACATAGTCCTCGGTCTGTACTATCTGACTGTAGCCAGATCCTTCCAGCCGGGCGAGGGAAAGGTCTTCACCAATTCCGATGAGGTCATCGCCGCCCTTGATGCGAAATGCGTTGGCCTGCATGCCAGGATCAAGGTCCGAATCAACGGCCAACTCGTAGAGACGACGCCGGGTAGGATCATGATTCTCCAGATTCTTCCGGACAAGGTTCCCCTTGAGCTCGCCAACAGGGTCCTCAGCAAGAAGACCATCGCCACCCTTGTCAGCGAAACATATCGTCTGGCCGGAACCAAGGCCACGGTCCTTTTGTGCGACAGATTGAAAGACATGGGCTTTGAATATTCGACAAGAGCGGGAGTGACCGTCGGCGTCAAGGACCTCAAGATTCCGGAAAAGAAGCGAACTCTTCTGGAAATCGCCAACAACGAGGTAGCCGAGATCGAACGCCAGTATCGTGATCAGATCATCACAAAGACCGAGAAATACAACAAGGTCGTCGATGTTTGGACCAAGGTCACCAACGAGGTGGCCCACGAGATGATGCAGGGCATATCCCAGGAGGAAGTCACCGATCCCAAGACTGGACGGACCGAAATGAACGAAAGTTTCAACCCGGTGTTCATGATGGCCAACTCGGGTTCCAGAGGCAACACTGACCAGATGCGCCAGTTGGCCGGAATGCGCGGATTGATGGCCAAACCTTCCGGGGACATCATCGAGACACCGATCAGATCCTGTTTCCGAGAGGGGTTGACGGTCCTTGAGTATTTCACCTCGACCCACGGAGCCCGCAAGGGCCTTGCAGATACGGCACTCAAGACGGCCAACTCTGGATATTTGACCCGGCGGTTGGTAGACGTCTCCCAGGACATGATCATTTCCGAGATCGACTGCGGAACCGT includes:
- the rpoC gene encoding DNA-directed RNA polymerase subunit beta' — translated: MTLDDLFSQRGSSTSTLNGQDLKAIAINIASPEKIREWSFGEVKKPETINYRTFKPERDGLFCAKIFGPVKDYECNCGKYKRMKHRGIVCEKCGVEVIASKVRRERMGHIELAAPVAHIWFLKSLPSKIGTLLDMTMADLEKVLYFDSYVILDPKEIGNLSKRQVITEEQYIQIIEHYGEDAIVAQMGAEAVKVLLEEINLEALRAELREESFATKSQTKKKKIAKRLKIVEAFLDSTNKPEWMIMEVIPVIPPELRPLVPLDGGRFATSDLNDLYRRVINRNNRLRRLLELGAPDIIIRNEKRMLQESVDALFDNGRRGRAITGTNGRPLKSLSDMIKGKQGRFRQNLLGKRVDYSGRSVIVVGPSLKLHQCGLPKKMALELFKPFIYSKLEERGLATNIKSAKKMVEREEVAVWDILEEVVSEYPIMLNRAPTLHRLGIQAFEPLLIEGKAIRLHPLVCTAFNADFDGDQMAVHLPLSVEAQVECRVLMMSTNNILAPSNGTPVIVPSQDIVLGLYYLTVARSFQPGEGKVFTNSDEVIAALDAKCVGLHARIKVRINGQLVETTPGRIMILQILPDKVPLELANRVLSKKTIATLVSETYRLAGTKATVLLCDRLKDMGFEYSTRAGVTVGVKDLKIPEKKRTLLEIANNEVAEIERQYRDQIITKTEKYNKVVDVWTKVTNEVAHEMMQGISQEEVTDPKTGRTEMNESFNPVFMMANSGSRGNTDQMRQLAGMRGLMAKPSGDIIETPIRSCFREGLTVLEYFTSTHGARKGLADTALKTANSGYLTRRLVDVSQDMIISEIDCGTVDGLEVRAMVKSGEIRQAMAERVVGRISMYDVKHPGTGEIFVRRGEMIEEDKAKLIDEAGINAVTIRSTLTCKSAFGVCAHCYGRDLARGHLVNVGEAVGIIAAQSIGEPGTQLTMRTFHIGGTASKEIEQSFITADYAGKVVLSRVKYIEKKVLDNSIAGYGSSGSVYIVLGSIGQVRIVDAQGIEREKYPLPNGARLYFKNGDDVKKGERLAEWDPFHEPFVTDVSGFIRFNDIVEGKTVQERVDEDSGQSTMTVIEYRSTNLRPSISICDEQGNVKFRPESTEPATYQLPVGIILMSQDNQTVEAGDVIARKPRETSKTKDIVGGLPRVAELFEARKPKDLGVVSEIEGVVRFGPDSKGKRKIIITPEIGEAREYLVPKGRHITVRDGDFVQAGELLTEGSPDLHDILKIKGEKFLANFLVEEVQEVYRSQGVRINDKHIEIIVRQMLKKLTVVDPGDTGFLVGEQVDKAAFHKENQKITVQGVLPAVAEPLVLGITQASLTTESFISAASFQETTKVLTEASLMGKMDYMNGLKENVIVGRLIPAGSGYRNYIESEIEVPEQPESPDKFLEELDRNPLLIDV